A single window of Candidatus Flexicrinis affinis DNA harbors:
- a CDS encoding transglycosylase domain-containing protein — protein sequence MTRPSRRRIRWRRIAAAASVALIIAVVGVWAWLTHDLPPIERLQTGLALPSTRIFDRNGQLLYEILPPEQGRNTPIAYDDIPDHCVNAIVATEDANFWSHPGVDPAGILRALWINLRGGDVVAGGSTITQQVARLTMLNPGRLPERTLKRKLQEMLLAVQLETAYSKEDVLALYANQAYFGSLAYGLEAAARAYFAKPAGELSLAECALVAGLLQGPAIYDPLQYPEAAKERQLVVLRLMVEHGAIDTDQAERAGQDALQYAAVPFPIEAPHAVMRVWAELAQRFPEQLYRDGLDVTTTIDLDWQREAERIARERLAQLNRADNPARPPANVDGAALVALDPRTGEVRVMLGSPDYFDDTRDGAVNAATALRQPGSALKPFTYAAAFDPGRSDPWTAASMVLDVETAFYTRKNELYVPANFGFVEHGPVSIREALASSYNIPAVAVLDDIGTSGMIELAARAGLTALAENPDLDLAVTLGGGEVRLLDLTAAYGVFANGGYAVEPVLITSVVQRGGPTLYEWTPPEAPEPVLDSRVAWLITDILADPTAREPGFGPNSPLNIGRPAAAKTGTTTDFRDNWVVGYTPSLVVGVWVGNPDNRPMREATGLTGAGPIWHSFIRSVLLGTPEEQFDPPPPGMSRVAVCVVSGMLPTDNCPGTRLEWFIDGTEPSDPDTLWVTLPTDPRTGEIATGSTAEANRVRAHYMVLPERATAWAREAGVAALTPEMLERVRSVTTMPDSSVPVVFAPHDGAVYQLSRSIPVATQRLSLEASVPVGTRQVDFVLNGEVVGSADSAPWRVFWTLAPGDYDLSAVAIDGAGRQVESAPVTFTVLIPP from the coding sequence ATGACCCGACCTAGCCGCCGCCGAATCCGCTGGCGGCGTATTGCTGCCGCCGCGAGCGTGGCGCTGATCATTGCTGTGGTGGGCGTGTGGGCGTGGCTGACCCACGATCTTCCGCCGATCGAACGTCTGCAGACCGGGCTGGCGCTGCCGTCCACGCGTATCTTCGACCGCAACGGGCAGTTGCTGTACGAGATTCTGCCTCCCGAGCAGGGCCGCAATACGCCGATTGCCTACGACGACATCCCGGACCACTGCGTCAACGCCATCGTCGCTACCGAGGACGCCAACTTCTGGTCGCATCCCGGCGTCGATCCAGCCGGAATCCTCCGCGCGCTGTGGATCAACCTGCGCGGCGGCGATGTCGTCGCCGGCGGCAGCACGATCACACAGCAGGTCGCGCGCCTGACGATGCTCAACCCCGGCAGGCTGCCGGAGCGCACGCTCAAGCGCAAGCTGCAGGAGATGCTGCTGGCGGTTCAATTGGAGACGGCTTACAGCAAGGAAGACGTGCTCGCGCTGTACGCCAATCAGGCCTATTTTGGCAGCCTTGCGTACGGCTTGGAAGCGGCGGCTCGCGCCTACTTCGCCAAGCCCGCCGGCGAGCTGTCATTGGCGGAGTGTGCGCTGGTGGCAGGACTGCTGCAAGGGCCGGCCATCTATGACCCGCTGCAGTACCCCGAAGCCGCGAAAGAACGCCAGTTGGTCGTTCTACGGCTGATGGTAGAACACGGCGCAATCGACACCGATCAGGCCGAACGCGCCGGACAGGACGCCCTCCAGTACGCCGCCGTGCCGTTCCCGATCGAAGCGCCGCATGCCGTCATGCGGGTGTGGGCCGAACTGGCGCAGCGGTTTCCCGAGCAGCTTTATCGGGACGGGCTGGACGTGACGACGACGATAGACCTCGATTGGCAGCGCGAAGCCGAGCGTATTGCGCGCGAACGACTCGCCCAACTGAACAGGGCGGACAATCCGGCCCGCCCGCCGGCCAATGTCGACGGTGCCGCGCTGGTGGCGCTCGATCCGCGGACCGGCGAAGTGCGCGTGATGCTGGGCAGTCCGGACTACTTCGACGACACGCGAGACGGTGCAGTCAACGCCGCGACTGCCCTCCGACAGCCCGGCAGCGCGCTCAAACCGTTCACCTACGCCGCTGCGTTCGATCCGGGCCGCAGTGATCCGTGGACGGCGGCGTCGATGGTGCTGGATGTCGAGACGGCGTTCTACACCCGAAAGAACGAATTGTACGTACCGGCGAATTTCGGATTTGTCGAGCACGGGCCGGTGTCGATCCGCGAGGCGCTGGCGTCGTCGTACAACATTCCCGCCGTTGCGGTGCTGGACGACATCGGCACGTCCGGCATGATCGAGCTGGCGGCGCGCGCGGGACTGACCGCGCTGGCCGAGAATCCAGACCTCGATCTGGCCGTGACGCTAGGTGGCGGAGAGGTGCGTCTGCTCGATCTGACCGCCGCTTACGGCGTCTTCGCCAACGGGGGGTACGCGGTCGAGCCGGTGTTGATCACGTCGGTGGTTCAGCGCGGCGGTCCGACGTTATACGAGTGGACGCCGCCCGAAGCCCCCGAACCCGTGCTGGATTCGCGTGTCGCGTGGCTGATCACGGACATTCTTGCCGATCCAACTGCGCGCGAGCCGGGCTTTGGGCCAAACAGCCCGTTGAACATTGGACGCCCTGCCGCCGCCAAGACCGGCACGACGACCGACTTTCGCGACAACTGGGTGGTCGGCTACACGCCGTCGCTGGTGGTCGGCGTGTGGGTCGGCAACCCGGATAACCGGCCGATGCGCGAGGCGACCGGTCTGACCGGCGCCGGCCCGATCTGGCACAGCTTCATCCGGTCGGTGCTGCTTGGCACGCCGGAGGAACAATTCGACCCGCCGCCACCGGGGATGAGCCGCGTGGCCGTATGTGTCGTGTCTGGGATGCTGCCCACCGACAACTGTCCGGGCACGCGCCTCGAGTGGTTCATCGACGGCACCGAGCCGAGCGATCCCGATACGTTGTGGGTGACCTTGCCGACCGACCCGCGCACCGGCGAGATTGCGACGGGTTCGACTGCGGAGGCTAACCGCGTTCGGGCACACTACATGGTGCTGCCTGAGCGGGCGACCGCGTGGGCACGCGAGGCCGGTGTCGCGGCCCTGACACCGGAAATGTTGGAGCGGGTGCGCAGCGTGACGACGATGCCGGACTCTTCGGTTCCGGTCGTGTTTGCGCCCCATGACGGCGCGGTCTATCAACTCAGCCGAAGCATTCCTGTAGCGACTCAGCGCCTGTCGCTGGAGGCATCGGTGCCGGTCGGAACGCGTCAGGTCGACTTTGTGCTCAATGGCGAGGTCGTCGGCTCGGCGGACTCGGCGCCGTGGCGCGTGTTCTGGACGCTCGCTCCCGGAGACTACGATCTGAGTGCTGTGGCCATTGACGGGGCAGGTCGGCAGGTGGAAAGCGCACCCGTGACGTTCACCGTCCTGATCCCGCCTTGA